One genomic region from Argentina anserina chromosome 2, drPotAnse1.1, whole genome shotgun sequence encodes:
- the LOC126805533 gene encoding probable folate-biopterin transporter 2 isoform X1, with protein MMVEVEVNEEVKTCGGSEIEMKRRCCDGPSPVQWCRMLCREMHWSFVLGVVVVYGISQGFGGALNRVGTEYYMKDVQKVQPSQAQFYQGLTSIPWLVKPLWGLLTDLLPLFGYRRRPYFILAGSIGVIAMLVLSFHEKLHIALAILALTVGSAGVAVADVTIDACVAQNSISHHSLAADMQSLCALSSSIGALFGFFISGILVHLIGPKGVYGLLAIPSGLVFVIGTLIKEPHSPNFMYMQVNQKFIDAGKSMWTTLKCPDVWRPCVYMYSSLALSLNILDGMFYWYTDSKGGPSFSQENVGYIFSIGSVGSILGAVLYQYVLKDHPFRDLLFWTQLVYGLSGMLDLMLVLRLNLRLGIPDYFFVVVDESVSQMTGRLKWMPLLVLSSKLCPPGIEGTFFALLMSIDNVGLLSATWGGGALLHVLKVTRTQFDNLWLAILIRNVLRLTPLCLLFLVPRVDSSSSILPAEILSTKEDNEIETPEAENIELVSLGDTGKSWI; from the exons ATGAtggtggaggtggaggtgaACGAGGAAGTTAAAACCTGCGGTGGGAGTGAGATTGAAATGAAAAGGAGGTGCTGTGATGGTCCGAGTCCAGTTCAATGGTGCAGAATGCTGTGCAGGGAAATGCATTGGAGTTTTGTATTAggggttgttgttgtttatggaATAAGTCAAGGATTTGGGGGAGCTCTGAATCGGGTGGGCACAGAATATTACATGAAGGATGTACAAAAGGTGCAGCCTTCTCAAGCTCAATTCTATCAAGGACTTACTTCTATTCCATGGCTTGTCAAGCCTCTCTGGGGTCTCCTCACCGATCTTCTCCCACTCTTTGGCTATCGAAGACGCCCTTATTTCATTCTTGCTG GCTCCATTGGCGTGATCGCTATGCTTGTGTTGTCATTCCATGAAAAGCTGCATATTGCACTTGCCATCTTGGCATTAACAGTCGGAAGTGCCGGAGTAGCTGTAGCCGATGTCACCATAGATGCTTGTGTGGCTCAGAACAGTATTAGCCATCATTCACTTGCAGCCGATATGCAAAGCCTGTGTGCCTTGAGTTCCTCCATTGGAGCACTATTCGGATTCTTTATCAGTGGTATACTTGTTCATCTTATAGGCCCAAAG GGCGTATATGGCTTGTTGGCAATCCCATCTGGACTTGTATTTGTAATTGGAACCCTGATCAAGGAACCTCATTCACCCAATTTCATGTACATGCAG GTCAATCAGAAGTTTATTGATGCTGGAAAGTCTATGTGGACCACATTGAAATGCCCTGATGTATGGAGACCATGCGTATACATGTACTCATCACTTGCATTAAGCTTGAACATCCTTGACGGGATGTTTTACTGGTATACAGACTCAAAGGGGGGTCCATCATTCTCTCAG GAGAATGTGGGATATATATTCTCTATAGGTTCTGTCGGTTCCATTTTGGGCGCAGTACTCTATCAGTATGTCCTAAAGGATCATCCTTTCCGGGACTTGCTCTTCTGGACTCAGTTGGTTTATGGTTTATCAGGAATGCTAGATTTGATGCTGGTCTTGcggttgaatttgagacttggCATACCCGATTATTTCTTTGTTGTGGTTGATGAAAGTGTATCGCAAATGACTGGAAGGCTCAAATGGATGCCTCTTCTGGTGCTTAGCTCAAAGCTTTGTCCCCCAGGTATTGAAGGAACGTTTTTTGCATTGCTTATGTCAATTGACAATGTTGGACTTCTGTCAGCTACTTGGGGAGGAGGCGCCCTGCTGCATGTACTGAAGGTTACACGAACACAGTTTGATAATCTTTGGCTTGCTATTTTGATTAGGAATGTGTTGAGATTAACCCCACTGTGTCTGCTATTTTTGGTACCTAGAGTTGATTCCAGCTCTTCCATTCTTCCAGCTGAAATCTTGAGTACGAAAGAGGATAATGAAATTGAAACTCCAGAAGCTGAAAACATCGAACTGGTTTCCCTT GGTGACACCGGAAAGAGTTGGATCTAA
- the LOC126805533 gene encoding probable folate-biopterin transporter 2 isoform X2, translating into MMVEVEVNEEVKTCGGSEIEMKRRCCDGPSPVQWCRMLCREMHWSFVLGVVVVYGISQGFGGALNRVGTEYYMKDVQKVQPSQAQFYQGLTSIPWLVKPLWGLLTDLLPLFGYRRRPYFILAGSIGVIAMLVLSFHEKLHIALAILALTVGSAGVAVADVTIDACVAQNSISHHSLAADMQSLCALSSSIGALFGFFISGILVHLIGPKGVYGLLAIPSGLVFVIGTLIKEPHSPNFMYMQVNQKFIDAGKSMWTTLKCPDVWRPCVYMYSSLALSLNILDGMFYWYTDSKGGPSFSQENVGYIFSIGSVGSILGAVLYQYVLKDHPFRDLLFWTQLVYGLSGMLDLMLVLRLNLRLGIPDYFFVVVDESVSQMTGRLKWMPLLVLSSKLCPPGIEGTFFALLMSIDNVGLLSATWGGGALLHVLKVTRTQFDNLWLAILIRNVLRLTPLCLLFLVPRVDSSSSILPAEILSTKEDNEIETPEAENIELVSLVSRVDG; encoded by the exons ATGAtggtggaggtggaggtgaACGAGGAAGTTAAAACCTGCGGTGGGAGTGAGATTGAAATGAAAAGGAGGTGCTGTGATGGTCCGAGTCCAGTTCAATGGTGCAGAATGCTGTGCAGGGAAATGCATTGGAGTTTTGTATTAggggttgttgttgtttatggaATAAGTCAAGGATTTGGGGGAGCTCTGAATCGGGTGGGCACAGAATATTACATGAAGGATGTACAAAAGGTGCAGCCTTCTCAAGCTCAATTCTATCAAGGACTTACTTCTATTCCATGGCTTGTCAAGCCTCTCTGGGGTCTCCTCACCGATCTTCTCCCACTCTTTGGCTATCGAAGACGCCCTTATTTCATTCTTGCTG GCTCCATTGGCGTGATCGCTATGCTTGTGTTGTCATTCCATGAAAAGCTGCATATTGCACTTGCCATCTTGGCATTAACAGTCGGAAGTGCCGGAGTAGCTGTAGCCGATGTCACCATAGATGCTTGTGTGGCTCAGAACAGTATTAGCCATCATTCACTTGCAGCCGATATGCAAAGCCTGTGTGCCTTGAGTTCCTCCATTGGAGCACTATTCGGATTCTTTATCAGTGGTATACTTGTTCATCTTATAGGCCCAAAG GGCGTATATGGCTTGTTGGCAATCCCATCTGGACTTGTATTTGTAATTGGAACCCTGATCAAGGAACCTCATTCACCCAATTTCATGTACATGCAG GTCAATCAGAAGTTTATTGATGCTGGAAAGTCTATGTGGACCACATTGAAATGCCCTGATGTATGGAGACCATGCGTATACATGTACTCATCACTTGCATTAAGCTTGAACATCCTTGACGGGATGTTTTACTGGTATACAGACTCAAAGGGGGGTCCATCATTCTCTCAG GAGAATGTGGGATATATATTCTCTATAGGTTCTGTCGGTTCCATTTTGGGCGCAGTACTCTATCAGTATGTCCTAAAGGATCATCCTTTCCGGGACTTGCTCTTCTGGACTCAGTTGGTTTATGGTTTATCAGGAATGCTAGATTTGATGCTGGTCTTGcggttgaatttgagacttggCATACCCGATTATTTCTTTGTTGTGGTTGATGAAAGTGTATCGCAAATGACTGGAAGGCTCAAATGGATGCCTCTTCTGGTGCTTAGCTCAAAGCTTTGTCCCCCAGGTATTGAAGGAACGTTTTTTGCATTGCTTATGTCAATTGACAATGTTGGACTTCTGTCAGCTACTTGGGGAGGAGGCGCCCTGCTGCATGTACTGAAGGTTACACGAACACAGTTTGATAATCTTTGGCTTGCTATTTTGATTAGGAATGTGTTGAGATTAACCCCACTGTGTCTGCTATTTTTGGTACCTAGAGTTGATTCCAGCTCTTCCATTCTTCCAGCTGAAATCTTGAGTACGAAAGAGGATAATGAAATTGAAACTCCAGAAGCTGAAAACATCGAACTGGTTTCCCTTGTAAGCAGAGTTGATG GGTGA
- the LOC126783030 gene encoding ubiquitin C-terminal hydrolase 22, producing MSARKASYTNPRPCKHLSAYKLKHGLSGYKSLQKCLKTTPDGRTSVENPTSKISRCSCCNGFQGRLYFCLICSSISCSSHTLLHAQSEIGHDLAVDIERAELYCCACSDQVYDPDFDKTVMSKHLSCSTSSADSIGERLCERKRLGSGVQLADLNKSGQLAFMRDNRAKSCYPLGLRGLNNLGNTCFMNSVLQALLHAPPMRNYFLSDRHNRRTCRKRSANRLCLPCELDGIFSAVYSGGADRTPYSPAQFLYSWWQHSENLASYEQQDAHEFFISVLDGIHERESKTRNQTRDSGDCQCITHRVFSGQLRSDVTCMTCGFTSTTYDPCLDISLDLGSNKPVKRNDSSSSSTLVGCLDLFTKPEKLGADQKLYCQNCRELRDSSKQLSIRKLPLVLCLHVKRFEHSLVRKMMRKINSYMHFPFSLDMTPYLSSSIVRNRFGNRIFAFEGDDFDISTEFEIFAVITHSGTLDSGHYLTYLRIKDQWYRCDNAWINEVDERVVRASQCYMMFYVHKTLYYKTKEDSSCSPVSTQKEAFHRIAGCC from the exons ATGTCCGCAAGAAAAGCTTCATACACAAACCCAAGACCCTGCAAGCACCTTTCAGCATACAAGCTCAAACATGGGTTGAGTGGGTATAAATCACTCCAAAAGTGCCTCAAGACCACCCCAGATGGACGGACGAGTGTCGAGAATCCGACCTCAAAGATATCCAGATGCAGTTGCTGTAATGGGTTTCAAGGTAGACTGTATTTTTGTCTGATTTGCTCTTCAATCTCATGCTCAAGTCACACCCTTTTGCACGCCCAGTCTGAGATTGGCCATGATTTGGCGGTGGACATCGAAAGGGCGGAGCTTTATTGCTGTGCCTGCTCCGATCAGGTCTATGATCCTGATTTTGATAAGACCGTCATGTCTAAACACCTGAGCTGTAGCACAAGCAGCGCAGATAGTATTGGGGAGAGACTGTGTGAGAGGAAGAGGCTGGGCTCTGGGGTACAGTTGGCGGATTTGAACAAATCAGGACAGCTGGCTTTCATGAGAGACAATAGGGCTAAATCATGTTATCCATTGGGTTTGAGGGGATTGAATAATTTGGGCAATACTTGTTTCATGAATTCTGTGTTGCAAGCACTGTTGCATGCTCCTCCAATGAGAAATTACTTCTTGAGTGATCGCCATAACCGCAGAACATGCCGGAAAAGATCCGCCAACCGCCTCTGCTTGCCTTGTGAGCTTGATGGTATTTTCTCCGCTGTTTACTCTGGTGGCGCTGATCGCACTCCTTACAGTCCAGCTCAATTTCTATACAG TTGGTGGCAGCATTCAGAAAATCTGGCAAGTTATGAGCAGCAGGATGCTCATGAGTTCTTCATTTCAGTGTTAGATGGGATCCATGAGAGAGAAAGCAAAACAAGGAACCAAACTAGAG ATAGTGGTGATTGCCAGTGTATTACTCATAGGGTGTTCTCTGGACAGTTGAGATCGGATGTCACGTGTATGACTTGTGGATTCACTTCAACAACTTACGACCCTTGTTTGGACATATCGCTCGACCTAGGCTCTAATAAGCCTGTCAAACGAAATGACAGCAGCAGTTCATCTACTCTTGTAGGTTGTTTAGACTTGTTCACAAAACCAGAGAAGTTAGGAGCCGACCAGAAATTGTACTGTCAAAACTGTCGAGAACTGCGAGACTCATCGAAGCAATTGTCTATTAGAAAGCTCCCTTTGGTGTTGTGCTTGCATGTAAAACGATTCGAGCACTCCCTggtgagaaagatgatgaggAAAATCAATAGCTATATGCATTTTCCTTTCTCCTTAGACATGACCCCATATCTGTCCTCTTCAATTGTCAGAAACAGATTTGGGAATAGAATCTTTgcctttgaaggtgatgattttgatatttctacagaatttgagatttttgcagtTATTACCCATTCGGGGACACTAGACTCTGGCCATTATCTGACCTATTTACGCATAAAAGATCAGTGGTATAGATGTGACAATGCTTGGATTAATGAGGTTGATGAGAGGGTTGTAAGAGCTTCACAGTGCTATATGATGTTTTATGTGCACAAGACGCTTTACTATAAAACAAAAGAGGATTCGAGTTGCTCTCCAGTTTCCACACAGAAAGAGGCTTTTCATAGGATTGCCGGTTGCTGCTAa
- the LOC126783032 gene encoding probable steroid-binding protein 3, protein MELTSEELRQYNGTDPSKPIYVALKGRIFDVTNGKSFYGPGGPYAMFAGKDASRALAKMTKNEEDITTDLQGLSDKEIGVLTDWENKFEAKYPVVGRVVS, encoded by the coding sequence ATGGAGCTAACATCAGAGGAGCTGCGACAATACAACGGCACAGACCCGTCGAAGCCCATATATGTGGCACTCAAGGGCCGCATCTTCGACGTCACCAACGGCAAGTCGTTTTACGGTCCTGGAGGTCCCTACGCCATGTTTGCCGGCAAGGACGCCAGCCGAGCTCTGGCCAAGATGACCAAGAACGAAGAAGACATCACCACCGACCTCCAAGGTCTCTCTGACAAGGAGATCGGCGTCCTCACCGACTGGGAGAACAAGTTCGAAGCTAAGTACCCCGTTGTTGGCCGTGttgtttcttga
- the LOC126805544 gene encoding monogalactosyldiacylglycerol synthase, chloroplastic isoform X1 produces MHNPSITSTQEPSPLYDLVSQLGRFAFPSRLHSHSPLSPNFLYFDAPRNPKLITASLSLTTRASGIRRIVTDFNRAIRFHCDRFPIGFASLGVGGGGGDSNGAGDNNNNINIGLGDTGCALYDDNGVALNGAVPGTSKKVLILMSDTGGGHRASAEAIKVAFNQEFGDEYQVFVTDLWSDHTPWPFNQLPRSYNFLVKHGPLWKMTYYGTAPRLVHQSNFAATSTFIAREVAKGLMKYQPDIIISVHPLMQHVPLRIMRQKGLLEKIVFTTVITDLSTCHPTWFHKLVTRCYCPTSEVANRASKAGLKPSQIKVYGLPVRPSFVKPVRPKAELRRDLGMEEHLPAVLLMGGGEGMGPIEATARALGDALYDENLGEPMGQVLVVCGRNKKLAEKLRAINWKVPVQVKGFVSKMEEGMGACDCIITKAGPGTIAEAMIRGLPIILNDYIAGQEVGNVPYVVENGCGKYSKSPKEIARIVSEWFGPKADELQAMSQNALKLARPDSVFKIVHDMHELVRQRSFVPQYS; encoded by the exons ATGCATAATCCTTCGATAACAAGCACCCAGGAACCAAGTCCTCTTTATGACCTTGTATCCCAATTGGGTCGCTTCGCCTTTCCTTCAAGGCTCCACAGCCACAGCCCCCTTTCACCTAATTTCCTCTACTTTGATGCTCCCAGAAACCCCAAGCTCATCACTGCTTCTCTCAGTTTGACCACTAGAGCCAGCGGCATTCGCAGAATTGTCACCGACTTTAATCGAGCTATTAGGTTCCATTGTGACAGATTCCCAATCGGCTTCGCTTCTCTTGgggttggtggtggtggtggggaCAGCAATGGTGCCGgtgacaacaacaacaacatcaatattGGCTTGGGCGATACTGGCTGCGCTCTTTATGATGATAATGGAGTGGCCCTCAATGGTGCGGTGCCGGGCACCTCCAAGAAGGTGCTCATTTTGATGAGTGACACCGGTGGCGGTCATCGAGCTTCTGCGGAAGCTATTAAGGTCGCCTTTAATCAAGAATTTGGAGATGAATATCAG GTGTTTGTTACAGACTTGTGGTCGGATCATACACCCTGGCCATTCAATCAACTTCCCAGGAGCTATAATTTCTTGGTGAAACATGGACCATTATGGAAGATGACTTATTATGGAACAGCTCCACGCCTGGTACATCAATCCAATTTCGCTGCCACTTCTACATTTATAGCTCG CGAGGTCGCCAAAGGATTGATGAAATACCAGCCTGATATTATTATTAGTGTGCATCCACTGATGCAACATGTACCTCTTCGTATAATGAGGCAAAAGGGTCTATTGGAGAAGATAGTTTTTACCACAGTTATAACCGATTTAAGCACTTGTCATCCAACATG GTTTCATAAGCTTGTAACAAGATGTTATTGTCCGACATCTGAGGTTGCGAATAGAGCATCAAAAGCTGGACTCAAGCCTTCGCAAATCAAGGTTTATGGCCTCCCCGTGCGGCCTTCTTTTGTTAAGCCTGTGCGACCAAAG GCTGAACTTCGGAGAGATTTAGGAATGGAAGAGCATCTTCCTGCTGTTTTGCTAATgggaggaggagaagggaTGGGTCCTATTGAGGCAACAGCTCGAGCACTTGGGGATGCATTATATGATGAGAATCTTGGTGAGCCTATGGGTCAGGTCCTTGTGGTATGTGGCCGCAACAAAAAGCTTGCAGAAAAGTTGCGTGCAATCAATTGGAAGGTTCCTGTCCAG GTGAAGGGATTTGTATCTAAAATGGAGGAAGGTATGGGAGCTTGTGATTGCATAATTACGAAG GCCGGCCCAGGGACAATTGCAGAAGCAATGATAAGAGGCCTGCCTATTATTCTGAATGATTACATTGCCGGGCAG GAAGTTGGAAATGTCCCATATGTTGTCGAAAATGGGTGTGGGAAATATTCAAAATCTCCAAAAGAGATAGCAAGGATTGTTTCGGAGTGGTTTGGTCCGAAAGCTGATGAGCTCCAGGCCATGTCGCAAAACGCATTGAAGCTGGCAAGGCCTGATTCTGTGTTCAAGATTGTTCATGATATGCACGAGCTTGTTCGTCAACGAAGCTTTGTACCCCAATATTCCTGA
- the LOC126805544 gene encoding probable monogalactosyldiacylglycerol synthase, chloroplastic isoform X2: MSQVFVTDLWSDHTPWPFNQLPRSYNFLVKHGPLWKMTYYGTAPRLVHQSNFAATSTFIAREVAKGLMKYQPDIIISVHPLMQHVPLRIMRQKGLLEKIVFTTVITDLSTCHPTWFHKLVTRCYCPTSEVANRASKAGLKPSQIKVYGLPVRPSFVKPVRPKAELRRDLGMEEHLPAVLLMGGGEGMGPIEATARALGDALYDENLGEPMGQVLVVCGRNKKLAEKLRAINWKVPVQVKGFVSKMEEGMGACDCIITKAGPGTIAEAMIRGLPIILNDYIAGQEVGNVPYVVENGCGKYSKSPKEIARIVSEWFGPKADELQAMSQNALKLARPDSVFKIVHDMHELVRQRSFVPQYS; the protein is encoded by the exons ATGTCACAGGTGTTTGTTACAGACTTGTGGTCGGATCATACACCCTGGCCATTCAATCAACTTCCCAGGAGCTATAATTTCTTGGTGAAACATGGACCATTATGGAAGATGACTTATTATGGAACAGCTCCACGCCTGGTACATCAATCCAATTTCGCTGCCACTTCTACATTTATAGCTCG CGAGGTCGCCAAAGGATTGATGAAATACCAGCCTGATATTATTATTAGTGTGCATCCACTGATGCAACATGTACCTCTTCGTATAATGAGGCAAAAGGGTCTATTGGAGAAGATAGTTTTTACCACAGTTATAACCGATTTAAGCACTTGTCATCCAACATG GTTTCATAAGCTTGTAACAAGATGTTATTGTCCGACATCTGAGGTTGCGAATAGAGCATCAAAAGCTGGACTCAAGCCTTCGCAAATCAAGGTTTATGGCCTCCCCGTGCGGCCTTCTTTTGTTAAGCCTGTGCGACCAAAG GCTGAACTTCGGAGAGATTTAGGAATGGAAGAGCATCTTCCTGCTGTTTTGCTAATgggaggaggagaagggaTGGGTCCTATTGAGGCAACAGCTCGAGCACTTGGGGATGCATTATATGATGAGAATCTTGGTGAGCCTATGGGTCAGGTCCTTGTGGTATGTGGCCGCAACAAAAAGCTTGCAGAAAAGTTGCGTGCAATCAATTGGAAGGTTCCTGTCCAG GTGAAGGGATTTGTATCTAAAATGGAGGAAGGTATGGGAGCTTGTGATTGCATAATTACGAAG GCCGGCCCAGGGACAATTGCAGAAGCAATGATAAGAGGCCTGCCTATTATTCTGAATGATTACATTGCCGGGCAG GAAGTTGGAAATGTCCCATATGTTGTCGAAAATGGGTGTGGGAAATATTCAAAATCTCCAAAAGAGATAGCAAGGATTGTTTCGGAGTGGTTTGGTCCGAAAGCTGATGAGCTCCAGGCCATGTCGCAAAACGCATTGAAGCTGGCAAGGCCTGATTCTGTGTTCAAGATTGTTCATGATATGCACGAGCTTGTTCGTCAACGAAGCTTTGTACCCCAATATTCCTGA